Proteins from one Telopea speciosissima isolate NSW1024214 ecotype Mountain lineage chromosome 1, Tspe_v1, whole genome shotgun sequence genomic window:
- the LOC122662629 gene encoding tetraspanin-10 isoform X1, with amino-acid sequence MAGTSTFVIRWINFLTMLLAVAVICFGVWMSTHHDGCRKSLTLPVLGLGALILLVSIIGFLGALKDVSILLWMYLVMLCLILVAILVFTVLAFIITNNGSGHTVAGLRYKEYQLRDYSSWFIKELNNTRNWKQLKSCLVKSEDCNNLPKKYKTLKRYKMAELTPIEAGCCRPPSECGYPAVNASYYDLSFHPVSSNEDCKLYKNARAIKCYNCDSCKAGVAQYMKKEWRVVAIFNLVLFVVLSMVYFVGCCARRNAGGSRSSKS; translated from the exons atggCAGGAACAAGTACCTTTGTGATCAGATGGATCAACTTTCTCACTATG CTATTAGCTGTAGCTGTAATTTGTTTCGGGGTATGGATGAGCACTCACCATGATGGTTGTCGAAAATCCCTCACTCTCCCTGTTCTAGGCCTTGGTGCCTTAATCCTTCTCGT ATCTATAATTGGTTTTTTGGGCGCATTGAAGGACGTCTCCATTTTGTTATGGATG TATTTGGTGATGTTATGCTTGATCTTGGTGGCAATTCTGGTATTCACTGTTCTAGC GTTCATCATAACAAACAATGGATCTGGGCATACAGTGGCTGGTCTGAG gtaCAAGGAATATCAACTTCGAGATTACAGTTCCTGGTTTATAAAAGAA TTGAACAACACCCGGAACTGGAAACAATTGAAGAGTTGTCTTGTGAAATCTGAAGACTGCAATAATCTGCCCAAGAAATATAAG ACCCTTAAACGGTATAAAATGGCAGAACTTACGCCCATAGAGGCTGGTTGCTGTCGACCACCATCGGA GTGTGGCTATCCTGCTGTAAATGCTTCATACTATGACTTGAGTTTCCACCCCGTCAGTTCTAACGAGGACTGCAAACTTTACAAAAATGCGAGAGCTATCAAGTGCTACAATTGTGATTCTTGCAA GGCTGGGGTTGCACAATACATGAAAAAAGAATGGAGAGTGGTTGCAATCTTTAATTTGGTTCTGTTTGTTGTTTTG TCAATGGTCTACTTTGTGGGATGCTGTGCAAGAAGAAATGCCGGCGGGAGCCGTTCATCCAAAAGTTGa
- the LOC122662629 gene encoding tetraspanin-10 isoform X2 produces the protein MDQLSHYAVAVICFGVWMSTHHDGCRKSLTLPVLGLGALILLVSIIGFLGALKDVSILLWMYLVMLCLILVAILVFTVLAFIITNNGSGHTVAGLRYKEYQLRDYSSWFIKELNNTRNWKQLKSCLVKSEDCNNLPKKYKTLKRYKMAELTPIEAGCCRPPSECGYPAVNASYYDLSFHPVSSNEDCKLYKNARAIKCYNCDSCKAGVAQYMKKEWRVVAIFNLVLFVVLSMVYFVGCCARRNAGGSRSSKS, from the exons ATGGATCAACTTTCTCACTATG CTGTAGCTGTAATTTGTTTCGGGGTATGGATGAGCACTCACCATGATGGTTGTCGAAAATCCCTCACTCTCCCTGTTCTAGGCCTTGGTGCCTTAATCCTTCTCGT ATCTATAATTGGTTTTTTGGGCGCATTGAAGGACGTCTCCATTTTGTTATGGATG TATTTGGTGATGTTATGCTTGATCTTGGTGGCAATTCTGGTATTCACTGTTCTAGC GTTCATCATAACAAACAATGGATCTGGGCATACAGTGGCTGGTCTGAG gtaCAAGGAATATCAACTTCGAGATTACAGTTCCTGGTTTATAAAAGAA TTGAACAACACCCGGAACTGGAAACAATTGAAGAGTTGTCTTGTGAAATCTGAAGACTGCAATAATCTGCCCAAGAAATATAAG ACCCTTAAACGGTATAAAATGGCAGAACTTACGCCCATAGAGGCTGGTTGCTGTCGACCACCATCGGA GTGTGGCTATCCTGCTGTAAATGCTTCATACTATGACTTGAGTTTCCACCCCGTCAGTTCTAACGAGGACTGCAAACTTTACAAAAATGCGAGAGCTATCAAGTGCTACAATTGTGATTCTTGCAA GGCTGGGGTTGCACAATACATGAAAAAAGAATGGAGAGTGGTTGCAATCTTTAATTTGGTTCTGTTTGTTGTTTTG TCAATGGTCTACTTTGTGGGATGCTGTGCAAGAAGAAATGCCGGCGGGAGCCGTTCATCCAAAAGTTGa